A region from the Saccharomonospora azurea NA-128 genome encodes:
- a CDS encoding DegT/DnrJ/EryC1/StrS family aminotransferase, producing the protein MSDFLPYGRQSVTDDDIAAVAEVLRGDWLTTGPAVTRFEADLAEHTGGTPAVAVTSGTAALHVAYAAAGVGAGDEVVTSPLTFVATAAAAALHGAKVVFADTEPDTGNLDPAAARAAVTERTKVLAAVDYAGHPAELDALRDVADSVGALLLQDAAHSIGGSWKGRPVGSLADLTTFSFFATKNLTTAEGGAVVSPVPELVERARAFRNHGLVRDRDRQRYPDEGAWHQEVHAFGLNYRLPDVLCALGSSQLRRLAAFKRRRAELHARYDAGLKDVAGVLTPVCRAEADPMWHLYPLRVLDGRRRELFDHLRAQGIGVQVNYIPAYWHPVFEDLGYRRGLCPNAEAYYAQELSLPLFAGLTDADADRVIDAVRSFFGA; encoded by the coding sequence ATGAGTGACTTCCTTCCCTACGGCCGCCAGTCGGTGACCGACGACGACATCGCCGCCGTCGCCGAGGTGTTGCGCGGCGACTGGCTGACCACCGGGCCCGCCGTGACACGGTTCGAGGCCGACCTCGCCGAGCACACCGGCGGCACCCCCGCCGTGGCCGTCACCTCGGGCACCGCCGCGCTGCACGTCGCCTACGCCGCCGCGGGTGTCGGGGCGGGAGACGAGGTGGTGACCAGCCCGCTGACCTTCGTCGCCACGGCCGCCGCGGCGGCCCTGCACGGCGCGAAGGTCGTCTTCGCCGACACCGAGCCCGACACCGGCAACCTCGATCCCGCCGCCGCGCGCGCCGCCGTCACCGAACGCACGAAAGTGCTCGCCGCCGTCGACTACGCGGGACATCCCGCCGAGCTCGACGCGCTGCGCGACGTGGCCGACTCGGTGGGCGCGCTGCTGCTGCAGGACGCGGCCCACTCCATCGGCGGCAGCTGGAAGGGCAGGCCCGTCGGCTCGCTGGCCGACCTCACCACGTTCTCGTTCTTCGCCACGAAGAACCTCACCACCGCGGAGGGCGGTGCGGTGGTGAGCCCCGTGCCCGAGCTCGTGGAGCGCGCCCGCGCGTTCCGCAACCACGGCCTCGTGCGCGACCGCGACCGCCAGCGGTACCCCGACGAGGGCGCGTGGCACCAGGAAGTGCACGCGTTCGGCCTGAACTACCGGCTGCCCGACGTGCTGTGTGCGCTCGGCTCCAGCCAGCTGCGGCGCCTGGCGGCGTTCAAGCGGCGCCGGGCCGAACTGCACGCCCGGTACGACGCGGGGCTCAAGGACGTGGCGGGCGTGCTCACCCCGGTGTGCCGGGCCGAGGCCGACCCGATGTGGCACCTCTACCCGCTGCGCGTGCTCGACGGTCGCCGCAGGGAGTTGTTCGACCACCTGCGCGCGCAGGGCATCGGCGTGCAGGTCAACTACATCCCCGCCTACTGGCACCCGGTGTTCGAGGACCTCGGCTACCGGCGTGGACTGTGTCCCAACGCGGAGGCGTACTACGCGCAGGAGCTGTCGTTGCCGCTGTTCGCCGGCCTCACCGACGCCGACGCCGACCGCGTGATCGACGCCGTGCGCTCGTTCTTCGGCGCCTGA
- the pseB gene encoding UDP-N-acetylglucosamine 4,6-dehydratase (inverting), whose product MAELDGSSILLTGGTGSFGKAFIDYALAELNPRRLVVLSRDELKQYEVRRQFGDDPRLRWFIGDIRDRRRLERAMHGVDYVVHAAALKQVDTGEYNPFEFVQTNVMGSQNVIEAAIDTGVKKVVALSTDKASSPINLYGATKLCADRMFISANHYAAAHPARFAVVRYGNVMASRGSVIPFFRSLAERGESLPITHKEMTRFWITLPQAVKFVVDSFDLMRGGELFVPRIPSMRLVDLAQAIAPGSPMHEVGIRPGEKLHEEMIAPDDSRRTVRLNDRYIVQPHIAGWGYEPPEDGEAVPDGFSYRSDTNDLWLSTDDIKKLIAEHE is encoded by the coding sequence ATGGCCGAGCTCGACGGGTCCAGCATCTTGCTCACCGGGGGAACGGGCTCGTTCGGCAAGGCGTTCATCGACTACGCGCTCGCCGAACTGAACCCCCGTCGGCTCGTGGTGCTCTCGCGCGACGAACTGAAGCAGTACGAGGTGCGCCGGCAGTTCGGCGACGACCCCCGCCTGCGGTGGTTCATCGGCGACATCCGCGACCGTCGCAGGCTGGAGCGTGCCATGCACGGCGTCGACTACGTCGTCCACGCCGCCGCGTTGAAGCAGGTCGACACCGGTGAGTACAACCCGTTCGAATTCGTCCAGACCAATGTCATGGGGTCGCAGAACGTCATCGAGGCGGCCATCGACACGGGCGTGAAGAAGGTCGTGGCGCTGTCCACCGACAAGGCGTCGAGCCCCATCAACCTCTACGGCGCCACGAAGCTGTGCGCCGACCGCATGTTCATCAGCGCGAACCACTACGCCGCCGCGCATCCCGCCCGGTTCGCCGTGGTGCGCTACGGCAACGTGATGGCCTCGCGCGGCAGCGTGATCCCGTTCTTCCGTTCACTGGCCGAGCGGGGCGAGTCGCTGCCGATCACGCACAAGGAGATGACCCGCTTCTGGATCACGCTGCCGCAGGCGGTGAAGTTCGTGGTCGACTCCTTCGACCTCATGCGCGGCGGCGAGCTCTTCGTCCCCCGCATCCCCAGCATGCGGCTCGTGGACCTGGCCCAGGCCATCGCGCCCGGCAGCCCGATGCACGAGGTCGGCATCCGCCCCGGCGAGAAGCTGCACGAGGAGATGATCGCGCCCGACGACTCGCGGCGCACGGTCCGGCTGAACGACCGCTACATCGTGCAGCCCCACATCGCGGGCTGGGGTTACGAGCCGCCGGAGGACGGCGAAGCGGTGCCCGACGGCTTCTCCTACCGGTCCGACACCAACGACCTCTGGCTGTCCACGGACGACATCAAGAAACTGATCGCCGAACATGAGTGA
- a CDS encoding cytidylyltransferase domain-containing protein: MSLMPSSPTVNVVIQARASSTRLPGKVLRELGGLSVLGWVIRAARATRGVDDVVVATSDGADDDAVAEEARRHGAEVVRGPLDDVLARFLLACEEHPADAVVRLTADCPLHDPALLAQVVGMWRAEPALDYVSTTLQRTLPRGFDAELVRVPVLVEQAERPEGPHREHVTYGVANDVETYACAGVVVAPRADDLRVTLDTEDDWALLDALVHALSRRHGTGPFAWRDVVALLRERADLVALNAHVEQKEVAA, translated from the coding sequence ATGTCACTCATGCCGTCATCGCCGACCGTGAACGTCGTCATCCAGGCACGGGCCTCGTCGACCAGATTGCCGGGCAAGGTGCTCCGCGAGCTGGGTGGGCTGTCGGTGCTGGGCTGGGTGATCCGCGCGGCCCGGGCGACGCGGGGTGTGGACGACGTGGTGGTCGCCACCTCCGACGGAGCCGACGACGACGCCGTGGCCGAGGAGGCGCGCCGCCACGGCGCCGAGGTCGTGCGCGGCCCGCTCGACGACGTGCTCGCGCGGTTCCTCCTCGCGTGCGAGGAGCATCCGGCCGACGCCGTGGTGCGGTTGACGGCCGACTGCCCTCTGCACGACCCGGCGCTGCTCGCGCAGGTCGTGGGGATGTGGCGGGCCGAGCCGGCCCTCGACTACGTGAGCACCACGCTGCAGCGCACGCTGCCGCGCGGGTTCGACGCCGAACTCGTGCGCGTGCCCGTCCTCGTCGAGCAGGCGGAACGGCCGGAGGGACCGCATCGGGAGCACGTCACCTACGGCGTGGCGAACGACGTCGAGACCTACGCCTGCGCCGGGGTGGTGGTGGCGCCCCGCGCCGACGACCTGCGCGTGACGCTGGACACCGAGGACGACTGGGCGCTGCTCGACGCGCTGGTGCACGCGTTGTCCCGGCGGCACGGAACCGGCCCGTTCGCGTGGCGGGACGTGGTGGCGCTGCTGCGGGAACGCGCGGACCTCGTGGCGTTGAACGCCCACGTCGAGCAGAAGGAGGTCGCGGCATGA
- a CDS encoding bacterial proteasome activator family protein has protein sequence MTEPNAHNKQLDGSQHVVVVGPDGSPVGAARLDADQEKAESVGDMVEEPAKVMRIGTMIKQLLEEVRSAPLDDASRNRLREIHSTSVKELEQALAPELQEELERLVAPFTDDSTPSDAELRVAQAQLVGWLEGLFHGIQTALFAQQMAARVQLEQMRRGLPQGGHHGGESHGPSLGSTGQYL, from the coding sequence ATGACGGAGCCGAACGCACACAACAAGCAACTGGACGGGTCGCAGCACGTCGTGGTGGTCGGGCCGGACGGATCGCCGGTGGGAGCCGCCCGCCTCGACGCCGACCAGGAGAAGGCCGAGTCGGTCGGCGACATGGTGGAGGAACCCGCCAAGGTGATGCGGATCGGCACCATGATCAAGCAGCTGCTGGAGGAGGTGCGCAGCGCACCGCTCGACGACGCCAGCCGCAATCGCCTCCGCGAGATCCACTCGACCTCGGTGAAGGAGCTGGAGCAGGCGCTGGCGCCGGAGCTGCAGGAGGAGTTGGAGCGGCTCGTCGCCCCCTTCACCGACGACAGCACGCCGTCGGACGCCGAGCTGCGGGTCGCTCAGGCCCAGCTCGTGGGGTGGCTCGAAGGCCTCTTCCACGGCATCCAGACAGCCCTGTTCGCCCAGCAGATGGCGGCTCGGGTGCAGCTGGAGCAGATGCGTCGCGGCCTGCCGCAGGGCGGTCACCACGGTGGCGAGTCCCACGGTCCGAGCCTGGGCAGCACCGGCCAGTACCTCTGA
- a CDS encoding cysteine desulfurase-like protein, which produces MAFDVARIRGLFPALGDGWIHFDGSAGMLVPEQVASAVSTAMRAPVSGPGGTFPASERAESIVAAARRAIADLAGAEPEGVVLGPSATVLLDRLVDALSETWTLGDDVVLSRLDEQANIAPWVRAMKRVGGTVSWGEIDIETCELPAWQYEELVGPRTKAVSVTCASGSVGTRPDVATVVEIAKKAGAIVVVDATYAAPFVPLDLDALGADVVVLSAQAWGGPAVGALVFRDPGLLEQIPSRALDPLATGAERLELGPHAYPLLAGVVASIDYLAGLDDAAAGSRRERLLTSLGSAKSYHAGLLAQLSTELHALPHVMVIGSATRRIPTLAFTVADRKAADVARHLSSRNVCAFADEGSTGVFAALGVGEVGGAVRIGLAHYSNVFEVNQLVRVLEELG; this is translated from the coding sequence ATGGCGTTCGACGTCGCTCGGATACGTGGGTTGTTTCCCGCTTTGGGTGACGGCTGGATTCATTTCGACGGTTCGGCCGGAATGCTGGTGCCCGAACAGGTCGCCTCGGCGGTGTCGACGGCGATGCGGGCGCCGGTCTCCGGGCCCGGCGGGACGTTCCCGGCCTCCGAACGCGCGGAGAGCATCGTGGCCGCCGCGCGGCGGGCGATCGCCGACCTGGCCGGTGCGGAACCCGAGGGTGTGGTCCTCGGTCCGAGCGCCACCGTGCTGCTCGACCGGCTGGTGGACGCGCTGTCGGAGACGTGGACGCTCGGTGACGACGTCGTGCTCTCCCGACTCGACGAGCAGGCCAACATCGCGCCGTGGGTGCGGGCGATGAAGCGGGTCGGCGGCACGGTGTCGTGGGGCGAGATCGACATCGAGACCTGCGAGCTGCCCGCCTGGCAGTACGAGGAGCTGGTGGGGCCGCGCACGAAGGCCGTGTCGGTGACGTGCGCGTCCGGGTCCGTGGGCACCCGCCCCGACGTGGCGACCGTCGTGGAGATCGCCAAGAAGGCCGGCGCGATCGTGGTCGTCGACGCGACCTACGCGGCGCCGTTCGTGCCCCTCGACCTCGACGCCCTGGGCGCCGACGTCGTGGTGCTGTCCGCGCAGGCGTGGGGTGGCCCCGCGGTGGGAGCGCTGGTCTTCCGGGACCCCGGGCTGCTGGAGCAGATCCCGTCGAGGGCGCTCGACCCGCTGGCCACCGGAGCCGAGAGGCTCGAACTCGGACCGCACGCGTACCCGCTGCTGGCGGGCGTCGTGGCGTCGATCGACTACCTGGCCGGGCTCGACGACGCCGCGGCGGGCTCCCGCCGGGAACGGCTGCTCACGTCGTTGGGCTCGGCGAAGTCGTACCACGCGGGCCTGCTCGCGCAGCTGTCCACCGAACTGCACGCGCTGCCACACGTCATGGTCATCGGCAGTGCCACACGACGGATCCCCACCCTCGCGTTCACCGTCGCCGACCGCAAGGCCGCCGACGTGGCCCGGCACCTGTCGTCGAGGAACGTCTGCGCGTTCGCCGACGAGGGCAGCACCGGGGTCTTCGCCGCGCTCGGTGTGGGCGAGGTCGGTGGCGCCGTGCGCATCGGCCTCGCCCACTACTCGAACGTCTTCGAGGTCAACCAGCTCGTGCGCGTGCTGGAGGAACTGGGCTGA
- a CDS encoding NAD(P)H-quinone oxidoreductase: protein MRAIMLHESGDPDVLTLTEVDDPSAGPGEVVVDIAASAVNRADLLQRQGHYPPPPGASDILGLECSGTIAELGEGVTGWQVGDQVCALLTSGGYAEKVAVPVGQLLPVPGEVELVAAAALPEVACTVWSNLVMTARLAEGETLLVHGGAGGIGTHAIQVGKALGATVAVTVGSDERAERCRRLGADLAINYREQDFVEVVKAEYGGADVILDNMGARYLERNVDTLTDGGRLVVIGMQGGRKAELDLGKMLRKRASVTATALRSRSLEQKAAIVEDVRERLWPLVEQGVVQPVIGEAFPLARASDAHRALEEGGVFGKVLLTVR, encoded by the coding sequence ATGCGCGCGATCATGCTCCACGAATCGGGTGACCCCGACGTCCTGACATTGACCGAGGTCGACGATCCGAGCGCGGGCCCCGGCGAGGTCGTCGTCGACATCGCGGCGAGTGCCGTGAACCGGGCCGACCTCCTGCAGCGACAGGGCCATTACCCGCCCCCGCCGGGCGCGAGCGACATCCTCGGGCTGGAATGTTCGGGCACGATCGCCGAACTGGGCGAGGGAGTCACGGGCTGGCAGGTGGGCGACCAGGTGTGCGCTCTGCTGACGAGCGGCGGATACGCGGAGAAGGTCGCCGTGCCCGTGGGGCAGCTGCTGCCCGTGCCCGGCGAGGTGGAACTCGTCGCCGCGGCGGCTCTGCCCGAGGTGGCGTGCACGGTGTGGTCGAACCTCGTCATGACGGCCCGCCTCGCCGAGGGCGAGACACTGCTGGTGCACGGGGGCGCGGGCGGTATCGGCACGCACGCCATCCAGGTCGGCAAGGCCCTGGGCGCCACGGTCGCCGTCACCGTCGGCTCCGACGAGCGGGCCGAGCGGTGCCGCCGGCTCGGCGCCGACCTCGCGATCAACTACCGCGAGCAGGACTTCGTCGAGGTCGTCAAGGCCGAGTACGGCGGCGCCGACGTCATCCTCGACAACATGGGCGCCCGGTACCTGGAGCGCAACGTCGACACGTTGACCGACGGCGGCAGGCTCGTCGTCATCGGCATGCAGGGCGGCCGCAAGGCCGAGCTGGACCTCGGGAAGATGCTCCGCAAGCGCGCGAGCGTCACCGCCACGGCCCTGCGTTCCCGGTCGCTCGAACAAAAGGCCGCGATCGTCGAGGACGTCCGGGAACGCCTGTGGCCGCTGGTGGAACAGGGCGTGGTGCAGCCGGTGATCGGCGAGGCGTTCCCGCTCGCCCGCGCGAGCGACGCGCACCGGGCGCTCGAGGAGGGCGGCGTCTTCGGGAAGGTGCTGCTGACGGTGCGCTGA
- a CDS encoding M28 family metallopeptidase: MSSLRSRLRPAVAVAACVSLAFVGAGSAMAAPKADSKLPDRLTKQVNIQKMNRHLTALQRIADTHDGNRASSTEGYNASAEYVATKLERAGFDVTRQEFPFYYSETLAEKLVADGTEIPVTIMSYSPSTEEGGLTAPIAAVAPDDTPGCEASDYGDVTGAIALVQRGSCSFSEKSVAAGEAGAVAVLVYNNEDGPVNGTLGEVNDGHVPSGGITQADGEALAALDGQEITLELRALMEERTTYNVIAETQTGRKDNVVMAGAHLDSDPAGPGINDNGTGSVALLETALSMGSKPKVNNAVRFAWWGAEEFGLVGSTHYVNSLSFEEQLDIALYLNFDMIGSPNAGYFVYDGDDSAQEGSGPGPYGSAQIERAFVEYLENEVGVATGEKDFDGRSDYGEFIAVGIPAGGLFTGAEGIKTEEEAALWGGTAGEAYDSCYHQACDDLGNVDRVALDRNADAMAYVTATYALSTEDINGIAPEAPKNRAKIAEQRAAQSVLATTAAHGDAVTA, translated from the coding sequence ATGTCATCTCTGCGATCGAGGTTGAGACCGGCCGTCGCCGTCGCGGCGTGCGTGAGTCTGGCGTTCGTCGGCGCGGGTTCGGCGATGGCCGCGCCGAAGGCCGACTCGAAGCTTCCCGACCGGTTGACCAAGCAGGTCAACATCCAGAAGATGAACCGGCACCTCACCGCCCTGCAGCGGATCGCCGACACCCACGACGGGAACCGCGCGTCGAGCACGGAGGGCTACAACGCCTCCGCCGAGTACGTCGCGACGAAGCTGGAGCGGGCCGGGTTCGACGTCACGCGCCAGGAGTTCCCGTTCTACTACTCCGAGACGCTGGCCGAGAAGCTCGTCGCCGACGGCACCGAAATCCCGGTGACGATCATGAGCTACAGCCCGTCCACCGAGGAAGGCGGTCTCACCGCGCCGATCGCCGCGGTCGCCCCGGACGACACCCCGGGCTGCGAGGCGTCCGACTACGGCGACGTGACCGGGGCGATCGCGCTCGTGCAGCGCGGCTCGTGCTCGTTCTCGGAGAAGAGCGTGGCCGCCGGTGAGGCGGGCGCCGTGGCCGTTCTCGTCTACAACAACGAGGACGGGCCGGTCAACGGCACGCTCGGCGAGGTGAACGACGGGCACGTGCCCTCGGGCGGCATCACGCAGGCCGACGGCGAGGCGCTGGCCGCGCTCGACGGCCAGGAGATCACCCTGGAGCTGCGCGCCCTCATGGAGGAGCGCACCACCTACAACGTGATCGCCGAGACGCAGACCGGCCGCAAGGACAACGTCGTGATGGCGGGTGCGCACCTCGACAGCGACCCGGCAGGCCCCGGCATCAACGACAACGGCACCGGCTCGGTGGCGTTGCTGGAGACCGCGCTCTCGATGGGCTCGAAGCCGAAGGTCAACAACGCGGTGCGGTTCGCGTGGTGGGGCGCCGAGGAGTTCGGCCTCGTCGGCTCGACGCACTACGTCAACTCGCTGTCCTTCGAGGAGCAGCTCGACATCGCCCTGTACCTGAACTTCGACATGATCGGCTCGCCGAACGCGGGCTACTTCGTGTACGACGGTGACGACTCGGCGCAGGAGGGCTCCGGCCCCGGCCCGTACGGTTCGGCCCAGATCGAGCGGGCGTTCGTCGAATACCTCGAGAACGAGGTCGGCGTCGCGACCGGTGAGAAGGACTTCGACGGCCGCTCCGACTACGGCGAGTTCATCGCGGTGGGCATCCCGGCCGGTGGCCTGTTCACCGGTGCCGAGGGCATCAAGACCGAGGAGGAGGCCGCGCTGTGGGGCGGCACCGCCGGTGAGGCGTACGACTCCTGCTACCACCAGGCGTGCGACGACCTCGGCAACGTCGACCGGGTCGCGCTCGACCGCAACGCCGACGCGATGGCGTACGTCACCGCCACGTACGCGCTGAGCACCGAGGACATCAACGGCATCGCGCCGGAGGCCCCCAAGAACCGGGCCAAGATCGCCGAGCAGCGCGCGGCCCAGAGTGTCCTGGCCACCACCGCGGCGCACGGTGACGCCGTGACCGCCTGA
- a CDS encoding MarR family winged helix-turn-helix transcriptional regulator — protein MGERNGEAQWLSDEEMTVWRSYIVSTLMLRQRLHRELVDQRDVSLIDYEVLVCLSAADGGAMRMTELATMLGSTKSRLSHQIGRMEAAGLVRRLRQFGDRRGVAAQLTEEGARLLERSAPVHVDGVRAHFVNLLTDQEQQIMGRAFSRVLAHLSELAD, from the coding sequence ATGGGCGAGAGAAACGGCGAGGCGCAGTGGTTGAGCGACGAGGAGATGACGGTCTGGCGCTCGTACATCGTCTCGACGCTGATGCTCCGGCAACGCCTCCACCGGGAGCTCGTCGACCAGCGGGACGTGTCGCTCATCGACTACGAGGTGCTCGTGTGCCTGTCGGCGGCCGATGGCGGCGCGATGCGCATGACCGAACTCGCCACGATGCTCGGCTCCACCAAGAGCCGGTTGTCCCACCAGATCGGGCGCATGGAGGCGGCGGGCCTCGTGCGGCGGTTGCGCCAGTTCGGCGACCGCAGGGGTGTGGCGGCGCAACTGACCGAGGAGGGCGCGCGCCTGTTGGAGCGCTCGGCGCCGGTCCACGTGGACGGTGTGCGCGCGCACTTCGTGAACCTGCTGACCGACCAGGAGCAACAGATCATGGGCCGCGCGTTCTCGCGTGTCCTCGCACACCTGTCGGAGCTGGCGGACTGA
- a CDS encoding dihydrofolate reductase family protein yields MAKLVYSMVSSLDGYVEAPDGGIGTGAEDEEVHTFVGDVFRSVGTYLYGRRMYETMVFWETVPQEADVPPHIRQYARDWQAAEKIVYSTTLESVSSAKTRIERTFDPDAVRALKAEAEHDLTVDGPNLAAQAIAAGLVDEYHLLVTTSVVGGGKRFFPDGVRLDLELVEQRTFDSGLIYARYRNC; encoded by the coding sequence ATGGCCAAGCTCGTCTACTCGATGGTCTCCTCGCTCGACGGCTACGTCGAAGCACCGGACGGCGGCATCGGCACCGGAGCCGAGGACGAGGAGGTGCACACCTTCGTGGGCGACGTCTTCCGCTCGGTCGGCACCTATCTCTACGGCAGGCGGATGTACGAGACGATGGTCTTCTGGGAGACCGTGCCCCAGGAAGCCGACGTGCCGCCGCACATCCGGCAGTACGCCCGCGACTGGCAGGCCGCGGAGAAGATCGTGTACTCCACGACGCTGGAGTCGGTGTCCAGCGCGAAGACCCGGATCGAGCGGACGTTCGACCCGGACGCGGTGCGCGCGCTCAAGGCCGAGGCCGAGCACGACCTCACCGTCGACGGCCCGAACCTCGCCGCCCAGGCGATCGCCGCCGGCCTGGTGGACGAGTACCACCTGCTCGTCACCACCAGCGTCGTGGGCGGCGGCAAGCGGTTCTTCCCCGACGGCGTGCGCCTCGATCTCGAACTGGTCGAGCAGCGCACCTTCGACAGCGGACTGATCTACGCGCGCTACCGGAACTGCTGA
- a CDS encoding helix-turn-helix transcriptional regulator — protein sequence LRACVTALDAVRARLTADADGALASAEAAQRDLGGTGAFHPAGTLPALVRVARGVALLRHGDFDLARAVLEDTAARPDGRTLAAVHADCLAHLALTDAVEGYLTRAEHTATESLTALTRHTSPFDGHAAAHIALALVALDRCDPGTAWSHATTAEPAPEPLTRHLAHRITAGVEAAEGHPAAAASRLHAALTEAAPTDPWAADHLRVEAARLALVEGHPDLALHELGSLGRVDGAPAPAAHPDAAAVRAAAHLRRNEDSRAQQILATVADGSVALRPRVAALLVEAERRLRHRSPLRSAPVLDTALRLAAPERLRLPFRQAGPDVRHVLATDPRGTQYWLGRLAETPPTPPVEALTAREREVLRHLTDLLTTEEIAEAMVVSVNTVRTHVRGILRKLGVNRRYAAVRRARELGLLDD from the coding sequence CTGCGGGCGTGCGTGACCGCGCTCGACGCCGTGCGGGCCCGGTTGACCGCCGACGCCGACGGGGCGCTCGCCTCGGCCGAGGCCGCGCAACGGGACCTCGGGGGCACCGGGGCCTTCCACCCGGCCGGGACACTCCCCGCACTGGTGCGTGTCGCCCGCGGTGTCGCGCTGCTACGGCACGGGGACTTCGACCTCGCCCGGGCGGTGCTGGAGGACACGGCGGCGCGGCCGGACGGGCGGACACTCGCCGCGGTGCACGCCGACTGCCTCGCACACCTCGCGCTGACCGACGCCGTCGAGGGCTACCTGACGCGAGCGGAGCACACGGCCACCGAATCGCTGACCGCCCTGACACGGCACACATCGCCGTTCGACGGGCACGCCGCCGCGCACATCGCACTCGCGCTGGTGGCCCTCGACCGCTGCGACCCGGGCACGGCGTGGAGCCACGCGACGACGGCCGAACCCGCGCCGGAACCGCTCACCCGGCACCTCGCCCACCGGATCACCGCCGGAGTGGAGGCGGCCGAGGGACATCCGGCCGCGGCCGCGAGCCGCCTGCACGCCGCGCTCACCGAGGCCGCTCCGACCGACCCCTGGGCGGCGGACCATCTGCGGGTCGAAGCGGCGCGGCTCGCCCTCGTGGAGGGCCACCCGGACCTGGCGTTGCACGAACTCGGCTCGCTCGGCCGGGTCGACGGCGCCCCGGCCCCCGCGGCGCATCCCGATGCGGCGGCCGTGCGCGCTGCCGCACACCTCCGGCGCAACGAGGACAGCCGAGCACAGCAGATCCTGGCGACGGTGGCCGACGGGTCCGTCGCCCTGCGGCCGCGCGTGGCGGCGCTGCTCGTGGAAGCCGAACGCCGCCTGCGACACCGCTCACCGCTTCGCAGCGCGCCCGTGCTCGACACCGCACTGCGGCTGGCCGCACCCGAACGGCTCCGGCTGCCGTTCCGCCAGGCCGGACCCGACGTGCGCCACGTGCTGGCCACCGACCCGAGGGGCACCCAGTACTGGCTGGGACGACTCGCCGAGACTCCCCCCACACCGCCGGTCGAGGCACTCACCGCCCGCGAACGCGAGGTGCTGCGCCACCTCACCGACCTGCTCACCACCGAGGAGATCGCCGAGGCCATGGTGGTCTCCGTCAACACCGTCCGCACACACGTGCGCGGCATCCTGCGCAAACTCGGCGTCAACCGCCGCTACGCCGCCGTCCGGCGGGCGAGAGAACTCGGCCTCCTCGACGACTGA
- a CDS encoding DUF7144 family membrane protein: MSETSQARSRAQEAAGTEHVPPQTRGRMDEASTTGERSYAREGRSDMGGMGGIAFASTLLFLAGAYQIIVGLTAILNSDFYVVTASGLAVNVNYAAWGWVHLALGVIAVAAGFGLLTGQTWARVTGIAMAALSAIVSLAFIPAYPLWALVVIALDIVVIYAIAVHGKRGETV; encoded by the coding sequence ATGAGCGAGACGTCACAGGCCCGTTCCAGGGCTCAGGAGGCTGCCGGCACGGAACACGTACCGCCGCAGACACGTGGCCGGATGGACGAGGCGTCCACGACGGGTGAGCGTTCCTACGCGAGGGAGGGCCGGTCGGACATGGGCGGAATGGGTGGCATCGCGTTCGCCTCCACGCTGCTCTTCCTGGCCGGTGCCTACCAGATCATCGTGGGCCTGACCGCGATCCTCAACAGCGACTTCTACGTCGTCACGGCGAGCGGACTCGCCGTCAACGTGAACTACGCGGCGTGGGGATGGGTGCACCTCGCCCTGGGCGTCATCGCGGTCGCCGCGGGCTTCGGCCTGCTGACCGGGCAGACCTGGGCACGCGTGACCGGTATCGCGATGGCGGCGCTCAGCGCGATCGTGAGCCTCGCGTTCATCCCTGCCTACCCGCTGTGGGCGCTCGTGGTGATCGCACTCGACATCGTGGTGATCTACGCGATCGCCGTGCACGGCAAGCGAGGCGAGACGGTCTGA
- a CDS encoding ImmA/IrrE family metallo-endopeptidase gives MALRRGFKATARRLAADVRAELGIRTFAPLDPYALAALYGVEVFTLDEPWLPASAVAHFTGPAVESFSGALVQVGTGCVIVENHTHERNRRRSTVAHEMAHVLLEHDFGVLVTAGGSCRSGVESGREALEQEAAELSGELLLPCTAARTAAFRGWTDASVARYFRISERMARWRMNVTGARRIARRSLAALAPGTASGPPET, from the coding sequence GTGGCGCTGCGGCGCGGCTTCAAGGCCACGGCCCGGCGGCTCGCCGCCGACGTACGAGCGGAACTCGGCATCCGCACGTTCGCGCCGCTCGACCCGTACGCCCTCGCCGCGCTGTACGGCGTCGAGGTGTTCACGCTCGACGAGCCGTGGTTGCCCGCGTCGGCCGTCGCGCACTTCACCGGTCCCGCCGTCGAGTCGTTCTCGGGCGCGCTGGTGCAGGTCGGCACCGGGTGCGTGATCGTCGAGAACCACACGCACGAGCGCAACCGGCGCCGCTCCACGGTGGCGCACGAGATGGCCCACGTGCTGCTCGAACACGACTTCGGCGTGCTCGTCACCGCCGGCGGATCGTGCCGCTCCGGCGTGGAGTCCGGGCGCGAGGCACTGGAGCAGGAGGCCGCGGAGCTGTCCGGTGAACTGCTGCTGCCGTGCACCGCCGCGCGGACGGCAGCGTTCCGGGGCTGGACCGACGCGAGCGTCGCCCGCTACTTCCGGATCAGCGAACGGATGGCCCGCTGGCGGATGAACGTCACCGGAGCCCGCCGGATCGCCCGACGATCGCTGGCCGCGCTCGCACCCGGCACAGCGTCAGGGCCGCCCGAGACGTGA